A region of the Burkholderia pyrrocinia genome:
ATGCAACCGGTGCAGCCGGTGCGCCGGTCGCTTCGTATGCCGATGCATTGGCGGCCTGGGAGCGTCAGTTCCTGATCGACGCACTGGCGGCCTGTGACGGCAAGGTCGTGGAAGCGGCCGCGCGCATCGGGATCGGCCGCGCGACGCTGTACAAGAAGCTGGCAGCGCTGGGCATCGACCGGTAGGCCGATCGGCGCTGCCGATGCGGTCGGACGTGAAGCATCGAACAGGAGATCACGATGAAGCGGATCGGCATCGCAGGGTGCTTGACCCTGTTGCTGGCGACCACGGCGCTCGCGCAGTCCGGCGACGCAGGCGCGCCCGAGGCGCGGCGCAACTGGTACAACGATCCGTTCGTCGCGCTGTCGCGGGACGTGGCCGAATGCCCGTTGCCGCTCGGCCCATGGATGACCCGGGCCGAGATGACGGACGACGCGCATTACCGCGCCGAACGCGGTACGACCTGCTGGCTCGCCCATCGCTGCACGAAGCCGAACTCGTATATGTATGACGCGCCGATCGCCGATGCCGCGAAGGCGCACTTCGCAGGCTCCGATCGCCTGCGCGGGACGAGCCTGTGGATCACCGTGCAGCGGCGTTTTATCTATGTCGAAGGATGCGCGGATACGGCGTTCGATCGCCAGGCGCTGCAACGCGAACTCGAGGCGCTTCCGGACGTCGAGCAGGTGTTCGTTCGCATCACCGACGATCCGCGCCGGAGCTTGCCGTACAAGGCGCGCGGGCAACCGGGCCGCACGCCGAACTGACGGAAAGCGGGCCACGCATGGCATACTCGCGACATTCAAAAAATGGTTGACGGGAAGAACAATGAATCACATGCTTGCGTCGGTCAGTCGGTGGCCTCGGGCGGCCGGATTGTTGGCCCTGGTTGCAGCGCTCGGCGGGTGCGGTGGCAGCGCGCCGCTGTTCACTTCGGACGGGCGTCCGACTACGCAGGTGCAATGCACCGGCAACGACTGGAGCAATTGCACGGACAATGCCCGGGCCATCTGCAACGGGGATTTCGAAGTGATCCAGCAATCGACTGATGACGCCGCGCGAAATCTTCTCTTCGCATGCAAGAAGAAAAGCGGTTATTGATCCCGAAATGACCGGCTGAGGAAACCACGATCGGGCGAAGCGCTTTTCTGTTTGCTTGGAGTCACCTATTTTTCACGAATAACACTCACGGAGTCCCATCCATATGGCGACCTACAGGCAACTGACCGCGCAGCTCGAACGGCTTCAGCAAAAGATCGACAAGGAACGCGAAAAGGCGATTGCCGACGCGATTGCCGATATCCGCGCGAAAATCGACGAATACGACATTACGCCGGAAG
Encoded here:
- a CDS encoding BON domain-containing protein; this encodes MKRIGIAGCLTLLLATTALAQSGDAGAPEARRNWYNDPFVALSRDVAECPLPLGPWMTRAEMTDDAHYRAERGTTCWLAHRCTKPNSYMYDAPIADAAKAHFAGSDRLRGTSLWITVQRRFIYVEGCADTAFDRQALQRELEALPDVEQVFVRITDDPRRSLPYKARGQPGRTPN